A region of uncultured Carboxylicivirga sp. DNA encodes the following proteins:
- a CDS encoding FAD:protein FMN transferase, protein MMRYTAILILGLLLVSCGKKTTFFKNEGLVFGTIYHFTYEAENDLDEEVKKVMSDFNMSLSTYQENSVISKINRNQSMETDEYFRTVFNKAKEITAATEGAFDMTVAPLVNAWGFGFSNKDSVTTALIDSLMEDVGMDMVELKEGIIVKQRPGIMLDASAIAKGYAVDVVADYLESKGIVNYMVEIGGEMRVKGLNPKGLNWKVGIDKPIDDPEVLERQLQEIISISNVALATSGNYRNFYLKDGKKYAHTISPYTGYPVVHQLLGVSVLAPDCMTADAYATAFMVLGVEKGMKIVEKNPDLEAYFISAGTDGNEYEITLTEGFKKVIESVE, encoded by the coding sequence ATGATGCGCTATACTGCAATATTGATATTGGGACTTTTACTGGTCTCATGTGGAAAAAAAACAACTTTCTTTAAAAATGAAGGATTGGTGTTTGGGACAATCTATCATTTTACTTACGAAGCCGAAAATGATCTGGATGAAGAGGTGAAAAAAGTGATGAGCGATTTTAATATGTCATTATCTACATATCAGGAAAACTCTGTTATCAGTAAAATTAACCGTAACCAATCAATGGAAACGGATGAGTATTTCAGAACAGTTTTTAATAAAGCCAAGGAAATTACAGCGGCCACTGAAGGAGCTTTTGATATGACCGTAGCTCCTTTAGTCAATGCCTGGGGCTTTGGATTCTCGAACAAGGATAGTGTGACAACTGCATTAATCGATTCATTAATGGAAGATGTAGGAATGGATATGGTCGAATTGAAAGAAGGCATCATAGTGAAACAACGTCCGGGAATAATGTTGGATGCCAGTGCTATTGCTAAAGGATATGCTGTTGACGTAGTGGCTGATTATTTAGAGTCGAAAGGGATTGTTAATTATATGGTGGAAATAGGTGGTGAAATGCGTGTAAAAGGATTAAACCCTAAAGGATTGAACTGGAAGGTTGGTATTGATAAGCCGATTGATGATCCTGAAGTGTTAGAGCGCCAATTACAGGAGATTATTTCAATTTCTAATGTTGCCCTTGCAACATCAGGTAACTATCGAAATTTCTACCTTAAAGACGGTAAAAAATACGCGCATACAATAAGTCCTTATACAGGATATCCTGTCGTTCATCAATTGTTAGGAGTTTCAGTTCTGGCTCCTGATTGTATGACTGCTGATGCCTATGCTACAGCTTTTATGGTTTTAGGTGTTGAAAAAGGAATGAAAATAGTGGAAAAAAATCCGGATCTGGAAGCTTATTTTATTTCAGCTGGAACTGATGGAAATGAATATGAGATAACTTTAACTGAAGGATTTAAAAAAGTTATTGAAAGTGTTGAGTAG
- a CDS encoding Na+/H+ antiporter NhaC family protein has product MALTISSSIKRVLLLILTILSLSTTLNAKDIVLKLPPAVMKGVDANISIEGIDQITNTPPKLLINGVRVSLEKDKDGYHTQHSFTKPSEIQVISTGKVITKNVNPIPLWLSILPPLIAIIMALISKEVFSSLFVGLLFGTATIYKYAGVNFFIAIGKGTLAIVDTYLMESLVDADHISIIIFSMLIGGMVTIISMNGGMKGIVNVLSKYARNRRSGQFITYLMGLVIFFDDYANTLVVGNTMRPVTDKLKISREKLAYLVDSTSAPIAAIAFITTWIGAELSYIQEGIINLGLNTTPYSVFINSLQYSFYPVLTLVFAGLIIWQQRDFGPMLTAEKQVTQNDLQVDKKEGKRSPQIMKELEVAENITPRWFNAVIPILVVVIGTLIGLIYTGWDATTWMSKNLSFTAKLSHTIGDADVFSALVWSSLTGVFTAIILSSVQRLLSMKESIEAVINGFKTMFHALLILSLAWSLALLTSHLHTADFITQILTSINISPLFIPALTFVFSAFIAFSTGSSWGTMAIIYPLMLPAVWKLGVDAGMPHDEVMPLFYNVVSAVLAGSVLGDHCSPISDTTILSSLACSCNHIHHVRTQMPYALTVAGIAVICGTLPVAFGLPVWISYIISIATIFAFVKLIGKKV; this is encoded by the coding sequence ATGGCTCTTACAATATCGTCTTCCATTAAGCGAGTTTTGTTACTTATTTTAACGATCTTATCTCTTTCTACAACTCTTAATGCCAAAGACATTGTTCTTAAATTACCACCTGCTGTAATGAAAGGTGTGGATGCCAATATTAGTATTGAAGGTATTGATCAAATTACAAATACACCACCAAAGTTATTGATTAATGGAGTGAGGGTTAGTCTAGAGAAAGACAAAGATGGTTATCACACCCAACATTCTTTTACCAAACCTTCAGAAATACAGGTTATCAGTACAGGTAAAGTAATTACTAAAAATGTTAATCCTATTCCACTTTGGCTTTCAATACTTCCTCCGCTTATTGCCATTATTATGGCACTTATCTCCAAAGAAGTTTTTTCATCTCTGTTTGTTGGATTATTATTTGGAACAGCAACCATTTACAAATACGCTGGTGTAAACTTTTTTATTGCAATTGGAAAAGGAACACTGGCTATTGTTGATACCTATTTGATGGAATCACTGGTAGACGCTGATCATATTTCCATTATCATTTTTAGCATGCTGATTGGTGGAATGGTGACCATCATATCCATGAATGGTGGTATGAAAGGAATTGTAAATGTTCTTTCGAAATATGCCCGCAATCGTCGTTCAGGCCAATTTATTACCTATCTGATGGGTTTGGTTATATTCTTTGATGATTATGCCAACACATTGGTAGTTGGGAATACCATGCGCCCGGTTACCGATAAACTTAAAATATCACGCGAAAAACTGGCCTATCTGGTTGATTCAACCTCAGCTCCGATAGCAGCCATTGCATTTATCACCACCTGGATAGGCGCCGAATTAAGTTATATTCAGGAAGGAATAATAAATCTGGGATTAAACACAACTCCATATTCTGTTTTTATTAATTCGCTTCAATACTCATTTTACCCTGTCTTAACACTTGTATTTGCAGGATTAATTATCTGGCAACAAAGGGATTTTGGTCCAATGCTAACAGCCGAAAAACAGGTAACACAAAATGACCTGCAAGTGGATAAAAAAGAAGGGAAACGCAGTCCTCAAATAATGAAAGAGCTGGAGGTTGCCGAAAATATTACACCCCGATGGTTTAATGCTGTAATACCCATCTTAGTAGTGGTTATTGGAACATTAATAGGACTGATTTACACCGGATGGGATGCAACAACATGGATGAGTAAAAATTTATCATTTACAGCCAAATTATCACACACTATTGGTGATGCAGATGTATTCAGTGCATTGGTATGGTCATCCTTAACAGGAGTATTTACAGCAATTATCTTGTCATCAGTTCAACGTTTGTTATCCATGAAAGAAAGCATAGAAGCAGTAATTAATGGATTTAAAACCATGTTTCATGCTTTACTCATTCTATCATTGGCATGGTCATTGGCACTATTAACAAGTCATTTACATACCGCTGATTTTATTACCCAGATATTAACCAGCATCAATATTAGCCCTCTGTTTATTCCTGCTCTAACCTTTGTATTTTCAGCCTTTATTGCATTTAGTACAGGTTCAAGTTGGGGTACAATGGCAATTATTTACCCTCTGATGCTACCAGCTGTCTGGAAGTTGGGAGTTGATGCAGGAATGCCACATGATGAAGTTATGCCACTGTTTTATAACGTTGTGTCAGCTGTATTGGCCGGTTCTGTTCTGGGCGATCATTGTTCACCCATCTCTGATACCACCATCTTAAGTTCACTGGCTTGTTCATGTAATCACATTCATCATGTTCGCACTCAGATGCCTTATGCATTGACTGTAGCAGGCATTGCTGTAATTTGCGGAACGCTTCCTGTTGCTTTTGGTTTACCTGTTTGGATTTCTTACATCATATCGATCGCTACAATTTTTGCGTTCGTTAAGTTAATCGGTAAAAAAGTATAG
- a CDS encoding HAD family hydrolase: MKKAVFIDRDGVINNDEGHYYIYKPEDFKINEGIIEGLTLLQENGFHIIVVTNQGGVAKGEYTEEDVKRVHDHFLNLMTQAGINITAIYYCPHHNKISDCDCRKPKPGMILKALKEHQINAGQSYLIGDSPRDIEAGERASLKQCFKIKANHSIVSACKNIIKQ, translated from the coding sequence ATGAAAAAAGCAGTTTTTATTGACAGAGATGGAGTAATCAACAACGACGAAGGTCACTACTACATTTATAAACCTGAAGATTTCAAGATAAACGAAGGTATTATCGAAGGCCTTACCCTTTTACAGGAAAATGGCTTTCATATTATTGTGGTAACAAACCAGGGTGGAGTTGCCAAAGGCGAATATACCGAAGAGGATGTTAAAAGAGTTCATGATCACTTTCTTAATTTAATGACCCAAGCAGGTATAAACATAACCGCCATATACTACTGCCCACATCACAATAAAATTTCAGATTGCGATTGTAGAAAACCTAAGCCCGGAATGATTTTAAAAGCGTTAAAAGAACATCAGATTAACGCCGGACAATCATACCTGATTGGAGATTCACCAAGGGATATAGAAGCCGGAGAAAGAGCGAGCTTAAAGCAATGTTTCAAAATAAAAGCCAATCACTCAATTGTATCGGCATGCAAAAACATTATTAAGCAATGA
- a CDS encoding thiamine pyrophosphate-dependent enzyme produces the protein MSEKAAELSFEDFKNEVLKDYKIACVSRNMSLLARKEVLGGKAKFGIFGDGKEIPQIAMAKQFKEGDWRSGYYRDQTFILAAGMTTPKQFFALLYGETRTELNPDNGGRSFNNHFGTRIIDDKGNWKDLTKLKCTASDISPTAGQMPRLVGLAMASKLYRNNPELKNHTGFSINGNEVAFGTIGDASTSEGHFFETLNAAAVLQIPMAVSVWDDGYGISVPKKFQTTKESISKAMKGFEKGPKDSTGMLIYTAKGWDYAGLCQMYEEGIRKCRTDHVPVLFHVEELTQPVGHSTSGSHERYKSADRLEWEKEFDGIKQMRKWMIESNLASGEDLDQIEEDAYNEVRTAQKEAYKEFQDSLKAERQELIDIITRKECVCSNFKQSEIDAISKELQSLIALTRKDILSAARKVLRYFCSSCDKPNGMKNDLKAWVNNYNKQGWENYSAWLYSEDEHSALSVPSVAPSYDEEVSKVPGREILRDNFDYIFANYPEVITFGEDTGFLGGVNQTLEGMQAKYGDLRVRDTGIRETTILGKGIGMALRGLRPIAEIQYFDYLLYALQTMSDDLATTRYRTKNGQKAPVIVRTRGHRLEGIWHSGSPLSMVINSIRGIYVCVPRDMTRAAGFYNTLLQGDDPALVIEPLNGYRLREPRPNNIGEFKIPLGVPEILTEGTDVTLVTYGSCVRIAQEAILQLNEIGVSVELIDVQTLLPFDIHGVIGDSVKKTSRVVFFDEDVPGGATAYMMNKVVEEQKAFYHLDAAPRSVTAKDHRPAYGTDGDYFSNPSAEDVYEAIYDMMAEADPQRFPSIY, from the coding sequence ATGTCTGAAAAAGCAGCTGAATTAAGCTTTGAAGATTTTAAAAACGAAGTATTAAAAGATTATAAAATAGCCTGTGTAAGCCGTAATATGAGCTTATTGGCCCGTAAAGAAGTATTGGGTGGTAAAGCCAAGTTCGGAATTTTCGGTGATGGAAAAGAGATTCCTCAGATTGCAATGGCTAAACAATTTAAAGAAGGTGATTGGAGGTCTGGGTATTACCGTGATCAGACTTTTATATTGGCTGCCGGTATGACTACTCCCAAGCAGTTTTTTGCACTTCTTTATGGTGAAACCCGAACAGAGTTAAATCCTGATAATGGAGGACGTTCGTTTAATAATCATTTCGGAACCCGAATCATTGATGACAAAGGTAATTGGAAGGATTTAACCAAACTGAAGTGTACAGCATCTGATATCTCACCGACTGCTGGTCAAATGCCGCGTTTGGTAGGTTTGGCAATGGCTTCTAAGCTGTATCGTAATAATCCTGAATTGAAAAATCATACAGGTTTCAGTATTAATGGGAATGAAGTTGCCTTTGGTACCATTGGAGATGCAAGCACCTCAGAAGGACATTTTTTTGAAACCTTAAATGCCGCAGCAGTTTTGCAGATTCCAATGGCAGTTTCGGTTTGGGATGATGGATATGGCATATCGGTACCCAAGAAATTTCAAACCACTAAAGAGAGCATCAGTAAAGCGATGAAGGGTTTTGAGAAAGGCCCTAAAGATAGTACGGGAATGCTCATCTATACTGCAAAAGGATGGGATTATGCAGGCCTTTGTCAGATGTATGAAGAAGGTATCCGAAAATGTCGTACTGATCATGTTCCCGTATTATTTCATGTGGAGGAGTTAACTCAACCTGTTGGTCACTCAACCAGCGGATCGCATGAAAGATATAAGAGTGCTGACCGTCTAGAATGGGAGAAAGAGTTCGATGGAATTAAACAGATGCGTAAATGGATGATTGAGAGCAATCTGGCATCTGGTGAAGATTTGGATCAGATTGAAGAAGACGCATATAATGAAGTTAGGACTGCACAAAAAGAAGCCTACAAAGAATTCCAGGACTCTTTAAAAGCTGAAAGACAGGAGTTGATTGATATCATTACCCGTAAAGAATGTGTTTGCAGTAATTTTAAACAATCCGAAATTGATGCAATTTCCAAAGAACTTCAGTCATTAATTGCATTAACCCGAAAAGATATTCTAAGTGCAGCCCGCAAGGTGTTGCGATATTTTTGTTCTTCATGCGACAAGCCTAATGGTATGAAGAATGATCTAAAAGCCTGGGTGAACAATTATAATAAACAAGGTTGGGAGAACTATAGTGCATGGCTGTATTCCGAAGATGAACATTCTGCACTTAGTGTACCTTCTGTTGCCCCTTCGTATGATGAAGAGGTTTCTAAGGTTCCGGGACGTGAAATTTTAAGGGATAACTTTGATTACATATTTGCTAATTATCCTGAGGTAATCACCTTTGGTGAAGATACTGGTTTCTTAGGAGGTGTAAATCAAACCCTGGAGGGAATGCAGGCTAAATATGGTGATTTGCGGGTGAGAGACACAGGTATTCGTGAAACAACCATACTGGGTAAAGGAATAGGGATGGCATTGCGCGGTCTTCGTCCAATCGCAGAAATTCAATATTTCGATTATCTTTTGTATGCCTTACAAACCATGAGTGATGATTTGGCTACAACACGATATCGAACAAAAAACGGACAGAAAGCGCCCGTAATTGTGCGTACTCGCGGACATCGTCTGGAAGGAATCTGGCACAGCGGTTCGCCACTGAGCATGGTGATTAATTCAATTAGGGGCATCTATGTTTGTGTTCCTCGTGATATGACTCGTGCAGCCGGTTTTTACAATACTTTGTTGCAGGGAGATGATCCGGCTTTGGTAATTGAACCGTTAAATGGTTATCGACTGCGCGAACCTCGTCCGAATAATATCGGAGAATTTAAAATTCCATTGGGTGTTCCCGAAATATTAACAGAAGGAACAGATGTTACGTTGGTTACCTATGGTTCATGTGTGCGAATTGCACAGGAAGCTATTCTTCAACTGAATGAAATTGGTGTTTCGGTTGAGTTAATTGATGTTCAGACCTTGCTACCTTTCGATATACATGGAGTTATTGGTGATTCGGTTAAAAAGACTAGTCGTGTTGTCTTCTTTGATGAGGATGTGCCGGGTGGAGCTACAGCTTACATGATGAATAAAGTAGTTGAAGAACAAAAAGCTTTTTATCATTTAGATGCCGCTCCTCGTTCTGTAACTGCAAAAGATCACAGGCCTGCTTATGGTACTGATGGCGATTATTTTAGTAATCCAAGTGCTGAAGATGTTTACGAAGCAATCTACGATATGATGGCAGAAGCTGATCCTCAGCGTTTCCCTTCGATATACTAG
- a CDS encoding AMP nucleosidase translates to MKTKKEIVDNWLPRYTGRKLEEFTPYILLTNFNHYVELFSQWYDAPILGKNGNMPNCSANGVTIINFGMGSPNAATVMDLLSAIMPKAVLFLGKCGGLKRKNKLGDLVLPIAAIRSDGTSDDYLPPEVPALPAFSLQRAVSSTIRDREMDYWTGTVFTTNKRVWEYDDRFKKYLTKTRAMAIDMETATIFTVGFANGIPTGALLLVSDQPMISAGVKTETSDKKVTANYVENHLKIGIKAMDTIQNNGKSVKHLKFDN, encoded by the coding sequence ATGAAGACAAAAAAGGAAATTGTTGACAACTGGCTACCCAGATATACTGGTAGAAAACTGGAGGAATTTACCCCCTATATTTTGCTGACCAACTTTAATCATTATGTTGAGTTGTTCTCACAATGGTACGATGCTCCCATACTTGGTAAAAATGGAAACATGCCTAACTGTTCTGCCAATGGAGTTACCATTATCAATTTTGGTATGGGAAGTCCAAACGCTGCAACCGTAATGGATTTATTGAGCGCTATTATGCCCAAAGCAGTGCTATTTCTAGGTAAATGTGGTGGATTAAAAAGAAAAAATAAACTGGGTGACCTGGTACTTCCTATTGCAGCTATTCGCAGCGATGGTACATCTGATGATTATTTACCACCTGAAGTTCCGGCATTACCTGCATTTAGTTTACAACGTGCTGTTTCCAGTACCATTCGCGACAGGGAAATGGATTATTGGACAGGCACTGTTTTTACAACCAACAAACGGGTATGGGAATACGACGATCGGTTTAAAAAATATTTAACCAAGACTCGCGCCATGGCTATTGATATGGAAACTGCAACCATATTCACAGTTGGATTTGCCAATGGTATACCAACGGGTGCGTTATTGTTGGTTTCAGATCAGCCTATGATTTCAGCAGGTGTAAAAACCGAGACTAGTGACAAAAAAGTTACTGCTAATTATGTTGAAAACCATTTGAAAATTGGTATCAAAGCAATGGATACAATTCAAAACAACGGTAAATCGGTAAAACATTTGAAGTTTGACAATTAA
- a CDS encoding YqgE/AlgH family protein — MRDLEFNIFDTRLPKIKPMKGRILIAEPFLQGPYFNRSIVFLTEHGDEGAVGFVLNKSSDLYPDEVIEDLFNFKGEMFIGGPVSSNTLHYIHTLGEKVPGSVRVTDNLYWGGDFEVIKEMINSGAADHHSVKFFAGYSGWSAGQLEAEIEENSWIVSTLDDRTIMDGDIDNFWKKTMENLGEVFKMWTNFPENPSNN, encoded by the coding sequence ATGAGAGATTTAGAATTTAATATTTTTGATACTCGTCTGCCGAAGATAAAGCCAATGAAGGGGAGAATTTTAATTGCAGAACCTTTTCTTCAGGGGCCCTATTTTAATCGATCCATAGTTTTTTTAACCGAACATGGCGATGAAGGGGCGGTTGGTTTTGTTTTAAATAAGTCATCTGATCTTTATCCGGATGAGGTGATTGAGGATTTGTTTAACTTCAAAGGGGAAATGTTTATTGGAGGTCCGGTTTCGTCTAATACATTGCATTATATACATACGTTAGGTGAGAAAGTTCCAGGCTCCGTCAGGGTAACAGATAATTTATACTGGGGTGGTGATTTTGAGGTGATTAAAGAGATGATTAATTCAGGTGCGGCAGATCATCATTCGGTGAAGTTTTTTGCTGGATATTCAGGTTGGTCAGCAGGGCAGTTGGAAGCTGAAATTGAAGAAAATTCCTGGATTGTTTCAACACTTGATGATCGGACAATAATGGATGGAGATATCGATAATTTCTGGAAAAAGACCATGGAGAACCTTGGGGAGGTGTTTAAAATGTGGACTAATTTTCCTGAAAATCCTTCAAATAACTAG
- a CDS encoding aminotransferase class IV encodes MNSPQYICLNGQKLKADQPLLMADNRAFRYGDALFETIRCIHKTPMFFEDHYQRLLNGMVLLKMQSHSLPPLSFLNEQIISLINKNRLFGDVRVRLTVFREDGGLYTPTENKVQYLIEISPLESHFYNLNSKGLLLGNYSDDRKSLNRFSRFKSANSLLFVMAGLYKKENKLDEVLISNDLNYIIESLASNLFWIKDGYVYTPRRTSGCVDGVMRKQILSVLHEQKIPLQETEGTSISELLQADEIFITNAIQGMQWVVGLENKRYFCNKVKEIHRLLVERASSYLKDFQEN; translated from the coding sequence ATGAATTCACCGCAATACATCTGCCTGAACGGTCAAAAACTTAAAGCAGATCAGCCCTTACTAATGGCTGACAACAGAGCTTTTCGCTATGGTGATGCATTATTTGAAACCATCAGATGTATCCATAAGACTCCGATGTTTTTTGAGGATCATTACCAACGCCTTTTAAACGGAATGGTTCTGCTAAAGATGCAATCTCATTCGTTGCCACCCCTATCCTTTTTAAACGAACAAATCATATCGTTAATTAACAAAAACAGGTTATTTGGTGATGTAAGAGTACGATTAACCGTTTTTCGTGAGGATGGTGGATTATATACTCCCACTGAAAACAAGGTTCAATACCTCATAGAAATATCTCCGTTAGAAAGCCATTTTTACAATTTAAACAGCAAAGGCTTGTTGTTAGGTAACTATTCTGATGACAGGAAAAGCCTCAATCGTTTTTCACGTTTTAAATCGGCCAATTCTTTATTATTCGTGATGGCAGGTCTATATAAAAAAGAAAATAAACTGGATGAAGTATTGATTTCTAATGACCTGAACTATATAATTGAATCACTTGCTTCTAATCTGTTTTGGATAAAGGATGGTTATGTTTATACTCCACGCAGAACTTCCGGTTGTGTTGATGGAGTGATGAGAAAACAAATACTTTCTGTTTTGCACGAGCAAAAGATACCTTTACAAGAAACAGAAGGGACAAGTATCAGCGAGTTACTCCAGGCCGATGAAATATTCATCACCAATGCTATTCAAGGAATGCAATGGGTTGTTGGCCTCGAAAACAAACGCTATTTCTGTAATAAAGTCAAAGAGATACATCGTCTTTTAGTAGAACGAGCATCTAGTTATTTGAAGGATTTTCAGGAAAATTAG
- a CDS encoding rhomboid family intramembrane serine protease, whose product MTVAIIIIIAISAISIAGFSQTELIYKYQFNAWQIKHRKEYIRLISHGFFHADWMHLMINMLVLYSFSDAVIYNFAGSLPGNPNLLFIVFFFSAIVVSSLYSFAKEKDNYNYNAIGASGAVSAVVFASILYEPYSPMYLYFIPIPIPGILLGIGYLVYSRIMSKKNIDNIGHDAHFWGAVYGMVFPIIFEPRVLISFFQQIFFLY is encoded by the coding sequence ATGACAGTTGCCATTATCATCATAATTGCCATTAGTGCTATTAGTATTGCAGGATTCAGCCAAACTGAACTGATTTACAAATACCAGTTTAATGCATGGCAAATCAAACATCGCAAAGAATACATCCGATTAATCAGTCATGGTTTTTTTCATGCCGACTGGATGCATCTGATGATAAACATGTTGGTACTCTATTCCTTTAGTGATGCTGTAATTTATAATTTTGCCGGTTCATTACCCGGAAATCCAAACCTTTTATTCATCGTATTCTTTTTTTCTGCTATTGTAGTTTCAAGTTTATATTCTTTCGCTAAAGAAAAAGACAACTATAATTATAATGCCATAGGTGCTTCAGGAGCTGTTTCAGCAGTTGTGTTTGCATCTATTCTTTACGAACCTTATAGTCCTATGTATTTATATTTTATTCCAATACCAATTCCGGGTATCCTTTTAGGCATTGGTTATTTGGTATATTCCCGAATCATGTCGAAAAAAAATATAGATAACATAGGGCACGATGCCCACTTTTGGGGTGCTGTATACGGTATGGTTTTTCCAATTATTTTTGAACCTCGCGTCTTAATCAGCTTCTTCCAGCAAATCTTCTTTTTGTATTAA
- the holA gene encoding DNA polymerase III subunit delta, which yields MTFEQILKDLKQKQYKPIYFLMGDEGYFIDQITNYIAGNVLTEEEKGFNQTILYGKDVEAEDIIMAARRFPMMSQHQVIIVKEAQNIAKIEDLVIYADNPLHSTILVINYRYKTLDKRKKLYKSIQKNGVLFESSALREYEIPKWVSLYLQNKGKTIDAKASALLAEFLGTDLSKITHELDKLELAIGSSVKQIDSSHIEKNIGVSKDYNNFELQKAVLYRDIAKANKIVLAFGKNPKAYPIQVTIVTLFGAFLKLLSFYYLPDKSKNSVAAALKINPFFVQDYMAGAKNYPARKVVQIISLLREYDMKSKGFDSATTDPGELLKELIFKIMH from the coding sequence ATGACGTTTGAGCAAATCTTAAAAGATTTAAAACAAAAACAATACAAACCAATCTATTTCCTGATGGGTGATGAAGGTTATTTCATTGACCAAATCACCAATTATATTGCCGGCAATGTATTAACGGAAGAAGAGAAAGGATTTAACCAAACAATTCTGTATGGAAAAGATGTTGAGGCAGAAGATATTATTATGGCTGCCCGACGTTTTCCAATGATGTCGCAACATCAGGTGATCATTGTTAAAGAAGCTCAAAACATTGCAAAAATAGAGGATTTGGTAATTTATGCCGACAATCCTCTACACTCAACTATTTTAGTCATTAATTACCGTTATAAGACTCTTGATAAGCGTAAAAAACTTTACAAGAGTATTCAAAAAAACGGGGTATTATTTGAGTCAAGTGCTTTACGTGAATATGAGATTCCCAAATGGGTAAGCTTGTATTTGCAAAACAAAGGCAAAACTATTGATGCGAAAGCCTCAGCCTTGCTGGCCGAATTTCTGGGAACAGATCTATCCAAAATAACGCATGAACTGGATAAACTTGAACTGGCAATAGGCAGTTCTGTTAAACAGATCGATTCTTCCCATATTGAGAAGAACATTGGGGTTAGTAAGGATTATAACAATTTTGAATTGCAGAAAGCAGTACTTTATCGTGATATTGCCAAAGCCAATAAAATTGTTCTTGCTTTTGGAAAAAATCCGAAAGCATACCCAATTCAGGTTACCATAGTAACTCTATTCGGAGCCTTTTTAAAATTATTATCGTTTTACTATTTGCCCGATAAATCAAAAAACAGTGTTGCTGCAGCTCTTAAAATCAATCCATTTTTTGTACAGGATTATATGGCAGGAGCCAAAAACTATCCGGCTCGTAAAGTGGTTCAGATAATCAGCTTATTAAGAGAGTATGATATGAAATCCAAAGGGTTCGACAGTGCAACAACCGATCCGGGTGAACTTTTAAAAGAGTTGATTTTTAAAATAATGCATTAA